The genomic region TGGAGCCCGAGGTCGAGGAAGAGCCGCAGGATGGCGGCGTTCGGGTTCGCCTTCATGGCGTAGCGGACCGTGAGCCCGAACGCGTTCGGGAAGGCGAGCGCCCGCTTCGCAGCCGCCTCGAGCGAAGCCCGGTCGTAGACGTAGCAGGGCGTCCCGAAACGCTCGCGCACCTCGCTGGCATTGGCCGGCGTCAAGAACATGCCCGACTTTTAGCCCGCTCCGTCGCGCCGACGCCAGCACGCGCCGGATGGGCGCGGAGGGCGGCGTAGGTCGCGCGAGGTCGGGGACGGGGCGGAGGCGCCTGCGAAGCGGCGCGACGAAATGAAGGGCCATGACGCCGTATATGTTTGTCGCGCGGCGGAGCCGAAGCCGAAGCCCCGTCCCCGACCTCGCGGCACCAACGTCCGCCTACTCGGCGCTACCGCCGACGCACGGCGTGCCGTCCGTCGGGCACCGGTAGTACAGGCCCGGCAGGATGCACATGTCGTCGTCCGCGAGCTCGCCGAAGACGAGGTTCGCCGGCACGCAGCGGCCGGTGCCGAAGCCGGCGCAGTCGGCGTCGGTGCGGCACCACTTCGACGCCCCGCCGTATGTGTCGCCGCCCGCGAGCACCTGCTCCACGATCGACTTCCCGGGCGGCACGCCCGGCACCTCTTCGCAGCCGAGGCGCACCGGGGTCGTGACGCCGTTGTCGTGCGTGCAGGTGTAGACGAGCTTCTCGCCCTTCTGGACGATGATCGGCGGCCAGAAGGCGCGGCTCACCGGGTCGGAGTACTCGGTGCTGACGGCGAGATGCTTCGACCCGTCGGTCGCGTCGGTCATGTCGTCGGGCTGCTCGATGCGCTTGCCGTCGAGGCCGAAGAGGTCGGTCACGAAGTTCGTGGCGCGCTTGTGCATGTGGGACGTGACGCCCATCAGCGCGAAGCTGTCGCCCACCGGGTCGGCCTCGCCCGCGAGGCTGCAGAACGGATCGGGAGCGCCGGTCGCCGGGTTGGCGTAGAACGCGCACGAGAGGTAGCTCGCCGCGTCGCTCACCTGCCCCGGTGGGACCTTGATGAAGACGTTCGCGATCTCCTCGAACAGGATGCGCGCCCGGTGCGTCACGAGCGACGAATCGACCGGCGTCACGTTCACCCACACCTCCGCCATCGTGTCGGCGAACGGGTTCGTGTAGTGCGAGTTCAAGAGCAGCGGCTGGTTCTTGTGCATGTGCAGCGCGACGCCGGTCTCCGCCGTCTGGTAGTCGACCAGGTAGTGCGGCGTCTGCCCGCCGACGACGAACGCCCAGTCGTACCCGAACTGCTCGCAGGGGACGAAGCCGGTCGGGAAGCGGGCGTCGAAGCCCGGCTCGTCGCAGTCGGAGATGCCGTTGTCGTCCCGATCGAGGCAGCGGTTCGCACGCAGGATGAAGTGGTGGCTGCCCTCGTGCATGAAGAGCTCCCACTGCCCCACGTCGAATTCGCTCTCGTTGCCGAGGCGCACCATCTGGCACCCCTCGGTCTCCGGCAGGTCGCCCAGCATGAACGGGTCCATGTGAGCCTGGAAGCCGCCCGCGGGCACGGCCGGCGCCGGGATGCGCGGCTGCCGGTCGACCTCGCCCGAGAGGCTACCGCTGATGACGCGCTCGCGCGGCGCGCCGGCGAGGATCCACTTGCGGATCATCTCGACCTGGTCGTCGGGAAGTGGCTTCCGCCCCTGGGGCATCTGCACGCCCTCGCCGGGCGCGAGCTTCCCCTCGAGCTTGTCCATGAGGAAGCTCGTCTCCGGCGCACCGGGGACCACGCGCTTCTTGCCGGCGAACTGCGCGACCGAGGTGGTCGCGATCTGTCCGACGAGGCTCTGGTAGACGCCGTCGCCGGCGAGCACGAGCCCCGCCTGCGGGTTCTCGACGCCGTGGCAGCCCGAGAAGGCGCAGCTCTTGTCGAACACGCGCTTCTGGATCGTCGCGAAGCTGATCCCACCGCGACGCTTCTCCTTCACGGGGGGCTTGCAGAGGAACGTCACGCCGTCGGCGTCGCCGGTGCCGTCCCCTGCCGTGGTCGCGAGCGCGAACCGCTTGCGCCCCGCGCGGGCGCTGCCGTTCGCGCGCGTGCCGAGGGGCACCGTCAGCGTCGTCATGGCCCCGCAGGCGTCGGCGGTCGTCGCGGGCTTGTCGACCAGGTCGAGCGTGCGCGAGAGCATCTCCAGGTCGGCGTCGCCGCCCGCACCGGTGACCGCCGCGCTCGTGACGCCGCCCGCCGCACACGCTTCGCTGCCGTCGAGGCACACGCGCACCCAGTACTCGCACTTGCCGTTGACGAGATGGTCGCGGTCGCAGACGCGATCGCCGTCGTGACACGAGACGACTCGCGCGCGCGGCGCCGCCGACGCGCCCGTGACGTCGAGGGTCGCCAGGCAATCGCCCGCCTTGGGCCCGCCCCCCATGAGCTGCGTCGCACCGCCCGGCGCGGCCTGGGCGACGACCATCCCGAGCGTGAGCGCCAGCGGCAGCATGGCGAAGCGTCGCATGGGTCGGTGTTACGAGGCGACCCGTCGAGCTGTCAACCGACCGATCAGCCGCGGAACGAAGCGCCCCGTCCGCTGCGCGTAGTCGGCGTACGCCGGACCGAACCGGGCCTCGAGCAGCCGCTCCTCGACGCGCGCCTCGGCGGTCGTCGCGACGAGATATAGCGGCCACAGCGCGAGCAGCACGACGTCGAGCGTCGCGAGCGCGGCGCCGAGCCAGAGCGCGAGATCGCCCGAATACGCCGGGTGGCGCACGAGCGCATACGGACCCGACGTCGCGAGCGCGTGGTCGGGGAACACGACGGCCTGCGGGACGAGCTGTCGTCCCAGCGTCGCCGCCGCCCGGAGCATCATGACCGCCGCGTACAGACCGAGCGCGAGGCCCGCGAGCCGCACGACGGGCCACGCGCGGTCGAGCTCGCCCACGCGGGCGAGCATGATCGCGGCCGGCACGAGGAAGGCCACCGGCAGCAGCACCGCCGGCAGCCATCGCCGCGCACCGGTCGCCCGCTGCGCCGATCCGGGAATGCGCGCCGCCAACGGCAGCACGCGCACGACGAGCACGACGAGCGCGACGGCGTAGCCGGCCAGAAAGCCGAAGCGGAGGGCGTCGGCCATGCGACCGCCTCAGCGCGCGGCCGTCGCCGCCGCGGCGGGTGCCGGCGTCGGGATCACCATCGGCACCAGGTTCGGCCGCTTGGCGCGCTTCAGCTCCTCGAGCTGCGCGCGCGCCGTCCGCTCGGCCTCGGCGTCGCGGATCGTGCCGAGGCGCTTCTCGAGCAGAGGATCGCCCCCGTCACGCACGAGGTTCGCCTCGGTGACGATGCGGTTCACGTGGTCCCGGACCTCCTCGAGCGCCCGGATGTCGGCCTCAGGCGAGAGCCCGGAGAGCGTCTCGTGGAGACGCAGGCGCGCCTTGGCGTTGGCGAGGCGTGCGAGCATGCGCGTCCGTTCGTCGCGCAGGCGCTGGATCTCCTGCTGGAAGCCGACGAGGTTCTTCTTGGCGGCGTCGGCCTCGCTCGTGAGGTCGCGCAGCTCGTCGCCGAGGCGTGTCACGTCGTTCGAGAGCGCGTCGCGACGCGCGATCAGCGCGAGCGCCGCCGTGTCGTCGTCGCGCTCGACCGCGACGTCGAGCTGGCGCCGGACGCGGCCGAGCTCGTCGGTACGCTGGCCGAGCTCGCGCTCGAGCTTCTGGCGCATGTAGATGACGCCGGCGGCGGCTTCGCGCAGCTTCCCGTACTGCACGACGCGCTCGGCGATCGCGGCTTCGTAGACCGCGCCGGGATTGCGGTGCTCGCGCTCGCCGATCCACCGGCCGAGCACACCACGGACGAGATTCGACAACCGTGCGAAGAATCGCATGCCATCCTCCTGCGCCGGCACGCGGCCGGCGCGTCGTTGCCGGCCTACTTGCCGGCGTCCTCGGCGGTGATGCCGAGCTCGCGCATCTTCTGCTGGAAATTCTGCCGGTACATCCCGACGTCCTCGGCCGCCTTGGTGATGTTGCCCCCGTGTCGGCGGAGCGCCTGCAGGATGAAGTCGCGCTCGAACGCCGCGACCACCCGCTCCTTCGCGTCGCGGAACGATCGCCCGTCGCCGTTGCTCGGCGGGACGGCCGGCGGCGCCGCCCCTTCGGGAACCGTGAAGAGATCCGTCGTGGCGATCTCGTCGCCGGGCGCGAGCAGCAGCGCCTGCTCGATCGCCGACTTCAGCTCCCGCACGTTGCCCTTCCACTGGTGCGCCACGCAGGCCCGGAGCGCGTCGGCGGTGAGCGGCTTCACGGGACGCCCGAAGCGTGCCGCGGCGTCGGCGAGGAAGCGATCGACCAGCAGCGGGATGTCCTCGCGCCGTTCGGCGAGCGGCGGGATCACGAGCTCGATCACGCGCAGCCGGTAGTAGAGGTCCTCGCGGAAGCGGCCGGCCTTGACCGCCGCCTCGAGGTCCTGGTTCGTCGCCGCGATCAGTCGCACGTCGACCTTGATGGGCTGGTTCCCGCCGACGCGCTCGAACTCCTTCTCCTGGATCGCGCGCAGGAGCTTCGCCTGCGTCTCGAGCGGCATGTCGCCGCACTCGTCCAGGAAGAGCGTGCCGCCGTCGGCTGCTTCGAACTTGCCCTCGCGGCGCGCGACCGCGCCCGTGAACGCGCCCTTCTCGTGCCCGAAGAGCTCGCTCTCGACCAGCTCGCGCGAGAGGGCCGCGCAGTTCATCTTCACGAGCGGCCGGGCGCGACGCGGGCTGCGGTAGTGGAGCGCGTTCGCCACCAGCTCCTTGCCCGTCCCGCTCTCGCCGCGCACGAGCACCGTGACGTCCGTGTCGGCGACGCGCGCGATGGTCTCGAACACGCGCCGCATGGCCGGGCTCGCGCCGATCAGCTGCTCGAAGCCGTACGCGCCGGCCACCTGCTCGACGAGCCGGCGGTGGTCGCGCTTCAAGAGCGCGCCCTCCATGGCGCGGCGGACGACGACGCGCAGCTCGTCGTTGTCGAACGGCTTCGGCAGGTAGTCGGCGGCGCCGAGCTTCATCGCCTGCACGGCCGCCTTCTCCGACCCGTGCGCCGTGATCATGACGACCGCGAGGTCGGGATCGACGGCCCGCGCGCGCTCGAGCACCTGCATGCCGCTGATGCCTTCCATGCTGAGGTCGGTCACGACGACGTGGAAGCTGCCGGCCTCGATCTTGCGGACCGCCTCCTCGCCCGAGGACGCCGTCTCCACCTCGTAGCCTTCCTTGGTGAACAGGCCCCGGAGCGCCACCAGGATGGCCTTCTCGTCGTCGACGATGAGGATGCGTCCCGCCATCGCGTCACTTCGTCGGCAGCGGCAGCGTCACCTGGAACTCGGTGCCGCGCCCGACCGCGCTCTCGACCTCGATCGTGCCCGTGTGCGCCTCGACGATCTTCTTCGCGATGGCCATGCCGAGCCCGGTGCCGTGGTCCTTGGTCGTGAAGAAGGGGTTGAAGATGCGATCGAGCCGCTCCTTCGAGATGCCCGCCCCGTTGTCGCGGATGCGCACCGTCGCGTTCCGGCCGCCGTTCTCGAGTGAGCACTCGATCCGGCGTCCCTCGGCCACGTTCGCGAACGAGTCGATGGCGTTGTCGATGATGTTGACGAAGACCGACTTCAGCTTCTCCGGATCGGCGTTGACGGTCGGACCCGTGATGTAGTGGCGCACGGCGGCGACCTTCGCGCCTTCGAGCTTGCTCTTCATCTGGGTCAGCGACGCATCGACGATCGTGGCGAGGTTCACGTGCTGGAACGCGTAGTCCTCCTCCTTGGCGTACTTGAGGAGGTGCGAGATGCGCCGCTCGACGCGATCGAGCTCGTCGATGGCGACCTTCGCGTACTCGACGTGCTCGACCGATCCGGGATCCTCACCCATCTGCTGGACGAGCGACTTCGCGGCCGCGATGGGGTTGCGGATCTCGTGCGCGATCGTCGACGTGAGCTCCGAGAGGTCGGCCTGCTTCTCGGTCTGGAACACCGCCTTCTCGCGCTGCACCTCACGCGCGACGGCGGGATCGAAATACCGCTCCTTCAGGCGCCGCGATCCGAAGACCGCCATGTAGTGCGCGACGAGCCCGATGCCCCACCCGAGCGCGGGCCACAGGAACCACGGATACCAGCTGGTGAAGACGTTGATCAGCGCCAGGAACGCGATGACGGCGAGGTAGCTCTGCAGGTGCGCGTAGAAGGCCACCTCGTGCCCGGCGCGGACGCGCGCGCGACGCAGGATCTCCTCGTCGGTGAGCTCGGTCTTCGGGGGCGGCGGCGGTGGCGGCGCGGTCTGCGCCGTCTCCGGGGTCGGATAGCCGTAGCGGCGAGCCCAGCGTCGTGCTTCGCGCTCGGCCCGGCGCTTGTGCCGCTCCCAGTCGCGCGTCCAGTCGCGCTCCCACTTGGTGTGGTGCTTGGACGAGGCGCCGCACCCCCACGGGCTGTCGTCCTGCCCGATCCGCCGCGCGTATCCCCGATACTGCCGCATGAAGTGCTTGAAGAGGCACAGGGCGACGATGAATCCGATGAGCGCCATGTCCGTCTTGAGCGTCTCCTAGGGCAACCGGCGTGCCAGATGGTAGGCGAAGCGGGGCCCCTCGGTAAACCGGGCACTTGAGTGCCGCGCGCGGCCTGGTCCGCATGCGCCACGCTGCGGGGCGGGCGGGAGCTCCGCATGACTGCGACTGCGTGCGTGGGTGAGGGCGCCGGTCGAGCGGCATCGCCGCGCGTACCCAGCATGCCGCGCCGGCTCCGCCGGCCGCGGCACCCCGCCCGCGCGAGCCACCGAAGGCTCCACCCTCGCGTCCTCTTCCGACCCGAGCCGTGGCTCGGGTCGGGGTTCTAGAAGAGCCGCTGCTGCTCGCCCGCCTGCGGCGGGCGGCGGAAGGCGTCGGTCCGCAGCGGCGGCAGCGGCTCGTCGAGGCCGTGACGGCGGGCACCCACCCGGAAGAGCTGCGCGATCTGCTCGGCGTAGGGTCCTTGCCCCCGCATGCGCCGACCGAACTGCGCGCTGCTGATGGCGCCGCCGCGCGTGTCGCGGATGCGATGCAGGACGCGGCTCTTCTTCTCGGGGAAGTGATCGCCGAGCCAGCCCTCGAAGATCGCGTCGAGGGGCGTCGGCAGCCGCAGCAGCACCCACGAGGCGCTGCGCGCGCCGGCCTTGGCGGCGGCTTCGAGGATGCGCGGGATCTCCTCGTCGTTGAGCCCGGGAATCACGGGCCCGATCAGGACGGCCGTCGGGACGCCCGCCGCCGTGAGGCTCGCGATGGCGTCGAGCCGGCGATGCGGCCGCGCGGCGCGCGGCTCCAGCCGACCGGCGAGCTCGGCGTCGAGCGTCGTGATCGAGCAGAACACGTGCGCCGCCCCGTGGCGCGCGAGCTGGCCGAGCAGGTCCGCGTCGCGCGCGACGAGGGCCGACTTCGTGACCACGCCGACCGGGTTGCGGAACTCCGCGAACACCTCGAGGCAACGGCGCGTGAT from Candidatus Eisenbacteria bacterium harbors:
- a CDS encoding isoprenylcysteine carboxylmethyltransferase family protein, which codes for MADALRFGFLAGYAVALVVLVVRVLPLAARIPGSAQRATGARRWLPAVLLPVAFLVPAAIMLARVGELDRAWPVVRLAGLALGLYAAVMMLRAAATLGRQLVPQAVVFPDHALATSGPYALVRHPAYSGDLALWLGAALATLDVVLLALWPLYLVATTAEARVEERLLEARFGPAYADYAQRTGRFVPRLIGRLTARRVAS
- a CDS encoding sigma-54 dependent transcriptional regulator — its product is MAGRILIVDDEKAILVALRGLFTKEGYEVETASSGEEAVRKIEAGSFHVVVTDLSMEGISGMQVLERARAVDPDLAVVMITAHGSEKAAVQAMKLGAADYLPKPFDNDELRVVVRRAMEGALLKRDHRRLVEQVAGAYGFEQLIGASPAMRRVFETIARVADTDVTVLVRGESGTGKELVANALHYRSPRRARPLVKMNCAALSRELVESELFGHEKGAFTGAVARREGKFEAADGGTLFLDECGDMPLETQAKLLRAIQEKEFERVGGNQPIKVDVRLIAATNQDLEAAVKAGRFREDLYYRLRVIELVIPPLAERREDIPLLVDRFLADAAARFGRPVKPLTADALRACVAHQWKGNVRELKSAIEQALLLAPGDEIATTDLFTVPEGAAPPAVPPSNGDGRSFRDAKERVVAAFERDFILQALRRHGGNITKAAEDVGMYRQNFQQKMRELGITAEDAGK
- a CDS encoding PA0069 family radical SAM protein: MIKGRGTDAAPPNRYDELHVELEPDPDTGRTLPEKVATHYYRDASRTVLAENHSPDVPFRWSLNPYRGCEHGCGYCYARPSHEQLGFNAGIDFETRIMVKPDAPELLRKTFLAPRWEPELVSLSGNTDCYQPVERTLGITRRCLEVFAEFRNPVGVVTKSALVARDADLLGQLARHGAAHVFCSITTLDAELAGRLEPRAARPHRRLDAIASLTAAGVPTAVLIGPVIPGLNDEEIPRILEAAAKAGARSASWVLLRLPTPLDAIFEGWLGDHFPEKKSRVLHRIRDTRGGAISSAQFGRRMRGQGPYAEQIAQLFRVGARRHGLDEPLPPLRTDAFRRPPQAGEQQRLF
- a CDS encoding HAMP domain-containing sensor histidine kinase, giving the protein MALIGFIVALCLFKHFMRQYRGYARRIGQDDSPWGCGASSKHHTKWERDWTRDWERHKRRAEREARRWARRYGYPTPETAQTAPPPPPPPKTELTDEEILRRARVRAGHEVAFYAHLQSYLAVIAFLALINVFTSWYPWFLWPALGWGIGLVAHYMAVFGSRRLKERYFDPAVAREVQREKAVFQTEKQADLSELTSTIAHEIRNPIAAAKSLVQQMGEDPGSVEHVEYAKVAIDELDRVERRISHLLKYAKEEDYAFQHVNLATIVDASLTQMKSKLEGAKVAAVRHYITGPTVNADPEKLKSVFVNIIDNAIDSFANVAEGRRIECSLENGGRNATVRIRDNGAGISKERLDRIFNPFFTTKDHGTGLGMAIAKKIVEAHTGTIEVESAVGRGTEFQVTLPLPTK
- a CDS encoding PspA/IM30 family protein, producing MRFFARLSNLVRGVLGRWIGEREHRNPGAVYEAAIAERVVQYGKLREAAAGVIYMRQKLERELGQRTDELGRVRRQLDVAVERDDDTAALALIARRDALSNDVTRLGDELRDLTSEADAAKKNLVGFQQEIQRLRDERTRMLARLANAKARLRLHETLSGLSPEADIRALEEVRDHVNRIVTEANLVRDGGDPLLEKRLGTIRDAEAERTARAQLEELKRAKRPNLVPMVIPTPAPAAAATAAR